A window from Pseudomonas campi encodes these proteins:
- a CDS encoding acyl-CoA dehydrogenase C-terminal domain-containing protein: MPAYRAPLRDMRFVFDEVLDAYATLQSLPSQREFGNDLGGAILEEAAKLAENVLAPLNGPGDKQGCQYDPQSKAVKTPDGFPAAYKQFAEGGWTALACTPEFGGQGLPHVLNMMVEEMVCSANLSLGMYPGLTHGAINALTEHGTREQQDQYLPKLISGEWTGTMCLTEPQCGTDLGLIRTRALPQADGSYAISGTKIWITGGEHDLADNIVHLVLAKLPDAPDSVKGISLFLVPKFLADGTRNPAFCGGLEHKMGIKGSATCVMNFEGARGWLIGEPNKGLKCMFTMMNSARLMVGVQGLGIAESAYQVSLGFAKERLQSRSLSGPKAADKPADPIIVHPDVRRMLLRQKVMIEGCRALAYFTGMHLDVAHDHEDPQLRQQSDDLVQLLTPVVKAFLTDEGFNCANDGLQVLGGSGFTEDWGIEQLVRDCRITRIYEGTNGIQALDLVGRKLALGGGRAVRSYFALVEGWLKANADAPHAAAVGKALKQLQQATMWIATEGMQDPEQAGAASVPYLRLFALTTLAWFWSRMALTAQHKLAAGSSESAFYGAKLKSADFYMARVLTETDSLLAEVVAGKSSLMAFSEEEFAA; this comes from the coding sequence ATGCCTGCCTACCGTGCTCCCTTACGTGATATGCGCTTCGTTTTCGACGAGGTGCTCGACGCTTATGCCACCTTGCAGTCGCTGCCCAGTCAGCGCGAGTTCGGTAACGATCTCGGTGGCGCCATACTCGAGGAGGCCGCCAAGCTGGCGGAAAATGTCCTCGCTCCGCTCAATGGCCCAGGCGACAAGCAGGGCTGCCAGTACGACCCGCAAAGCAAGGCGGTGAAAACCCCGGACGGCTTCCCGGCGGCCTACAAGCAGTTCGCCGAAGGCGGCTGGACCGCATTGGCCTGCACCCCGGAGTTCGGTGGCCAGGGCCTGCCCCATGTGCTGAACATGATGGTCGAGGAGATGGTCTGCTCGGCCAACCTGTCGCTGGGCATGTACCCGGGCCTGACCCACGGGGCGATCAATGCACTGACCGAGCACGGCACCCGCGAGCAGCAGGATCAATACCTGCCCAAGCTGATCAGCGGCGAGTGGACCGGCACCATGTGCCTGACCGAGCCGCAGTGCGGCACCGACCTGGGCCTGATCCGCACCCGTGCGCTGCCTCAGGCCGATGGCAGCTACGCCATCAGCGGCACCAAGATCTGGATCACCGGCGGCGAGCATGACCTGGCCGACAACATCGTCCACCTGGTACTGGCTAAGTTGCCGGATGCACCGGATAGCGTCAAAGGCATCTCGCTGTTCCTGGTACCCAAGTTCCTCGCAGACGGCACGCGCAACCCGGCGTTCTGCGGCGGCCTGGAACACAAGATGGGCATCAAGGGCTCGGCCACCTGCGTGATGAACTTCGAAGGCGCCCGCGGCTGGTTGATCGGCGAGCCGAACAAGGGCCTCAAGTGCATGTTCACCATGATGAACTCGGCGCGCCTGATGGTCGGTGTGCAGGGCCTCGGCATTGCCGAAAGCGCCTACCAGGTCAGTCTGGGGTTCGCCAAGGAGCGCCTGCAGAGCCGTTCGCTGTCCGGGCCAAAGGCGGCTGACAAGCCGGCCGATCCGATCATCGTGCACCCGGATGTACGGCGCATGCTGCTGCGGCAGAAGGTGATGATCGAAGGCTGTCGCGCCTTGGCCTATTTCACCGGCATGCATCTGGATGTTGCCCACGATCATGAAGACCCGCAGTTGCGCCAGCAGTCCGACGACCTGGTGCAACTGCTGACGCCGGTGGTCAAGGCGTTCCTCACCGATGAAGGCTTCAACTGCGCCAACGACGGCCTGCAGGTGCTTGGCGGTTCGGGCTTCACCGAAGACTGGGGCATCGAACAACTGGTGCGCGATTGCCGCATCACCCGCATCTACGAAGGCACCAACGGCATTCAGGCCCTCGACCTGGTCGGGCGCAAGCTGGCCCTGGGCGGCGGCCGTGCGGTGCGCAGCTATTTCGCCCTGGTCGAAGGCTGGCTCAAGGCCAATGCTGACGCGCCGCACGCCGCGGCTGTGGGCAAAGCGCTCAAGCAGCTGCAACAGGCCACGATGTGGATCGCCACTGAAGGCATGCAGGATCCGGAGCAGGCAGGTGCTGCCTCCGTGCCTTACCTGCGCCTGTTCGCCCTGACCACCCTGGCCTGGTTCTGGTCGCGCATGGCGCTGACTGCCCAGCACAAGCTGGCCGCGGGCAGCAGCGAAAGCGCTTTCTACGGAGCCAAGCTCAAGTCGGCGGATTTCTACATGGCACGCGTGCTGACTGAAACCGACAGCCTGCTGGCCGAGGTAGTGGCGGGCAAGAGCAGCCTGATGGCCTTCAGCGAGGAGGAGTTCGCCGCTTAA